The Gordonia westfalica sequence AGACCGCCTCGGGGAAGGACTCGCGCGTCCAGGCCCCGCCTCTGGGCATCTGCAGCTTGGACGTGTTCCCACCACGGCGCCAGTGGTTCCAGGCCATCACGAAGTAACCAATGAGATCACGGTCGCTGACGTTGACTTTGCCTTCGCGGATACGATCGAGTCGGTCACGCAGGGCGAGAATGGGATTGCCGGACTGGAGCCCGGCGCCTGAGTAGAGTCCTTCGCTGAACTCGCGAGCCGCTTCGCCGTCGATCAGTCGGAACTGCAGCAGCACTGCAAGGGTCACGCTGGGTCGGCACTTGACGCGCCGGAGACGCTGACTGGCAAGGTCCTGAAGGATGGCCATCTCGACCGGGTGCTCGGCGGCCCAGGCGACTACCTCCGGGTTGCTGATCTTGCTTGCGACCTTCTGATCGCCGAAGAACGCCATACGCTGCCACTCCAGGTAGACCCGGATGCCGCCTGCGACGATCCTCGAATCAGTCGAACCAAGAAGCCTTCGAGGACCAGTTGGTCGCCGGCCGTCCGGGTTGTCCCTTGATCCATCGTGCTTTGTGTGTCTGCGGGGAGCCCGCGTACAACCAGGAAAGGAATGGCCGGAAAGTTGTCGTCCATCCGGGCGAGTGCAGTCAGCCGGTGCTGCCCATCGAGGAGGACATCATCGATCGACCACTTGATGGCTTCTCCGTTGTACTTCCAGCGTCCGGAAGTCATCTCGGCCATGAGACGCACTACCTGTGACTCTTTGATCGGTCGGTTGTGTGTGTTCTTCGCGAGTACACGACGCGCCATCGCCGGGTCGACGAAGATGGTCGACGCCGACGGCTTCTGCGGTGTCACACCGACGGACGCGAGATGCTGGCTCTTACGGTGGAAGTCGCCTTCGGAAGTTTTCTGCCAGTTCGACATGGGCTATCCTTCTAGTTGTGTGATGACGCTGTTGAGTGCGTCGCGGACGCGGATCAGATCGCTGAGGTTGGACGCCTTGATCTGGTCCTTGTTCCTTTTCAGGCGGTCGTCGGCGGCGAGCCGGTTGACCGATTCGACAGCGCGCTTCAGGTTGAAAGTCGCGGAGTCGAAAGCATCTGTGATGGGCCGACGCTTCGGCGTGGCCGGTTGTGCCGGTGCGGGGGTCGGCGTGGGAGCGTTGAGTTCAGCGAGGGCGGCATCGGTGAAGCCGGGGGCGATCTCGACCGGCTCGGCCTCAACCTCGGCATCGATGTCGGGTTCCGGATCGATCCGGCGGCTGCCGATCTCGCTACGGATCGCCGCCGCGGTCGGCCTACCCCCGGTGGCCTCGTTGACCTTCGCCATAACATCCACGGCTTCAGCGGGGTCAAGGCCTGTCAGCTCCCGCGCCTGCCCCTCATTGGCCGGAAGTGCCGGTGTGTCACCAATTGGTGACGTCGCCATCTCCAGGGCGGCTTCCATGCCGTCAACAACGGTCGCCGCACTCATGAGGTCATAGGCCCGCTTACGGCTAAGGTTCCACCGGCTCTGGCAGTACACCTCGAACGACGCATACTCGTGCCGATAAAGGCGATCGTCACGGATCTTCGCCAGGGCGCGGCCTATCTCGATGAACGACTCGAGACCTCGCTCGATGACAGACTCTTGCTGCTCGAGGTCATCTCTCAGTGCTGACAACTGATCGGCAGCGGCGACCGGCTCGCCGGGCAGATAGCTCGGGTAGCTCATCGGTTCACTCCCTCTACTGGTTTGGTGACCGGGGCGGCTCCCCCCGCCCCGGCCTGCGCGGGCTCCTGCGAGAGGGAGGGGGCCTGCGCGCTCCCGCACCGGCAGCGGTCAGCACGGGAGTGATCTACGAAGTCGGCAACGAGTGCTCGGACAACCGACCGCGGGTGCTCGATCACGCGACCACCCGCCGTTGATTGCTATTACGTCCATTGCTAGCGGATGCGTGCTCCACGAAAAGGAGATGCAGAGGCACGTCGAGAGCCTCCGCGATGCGTTCGGCCAACTGCGGTGTGCACGTGGTCTTGTTCTCGGCGCAGAGGTGCCCAATGAAGCTCTTTGAGCATCCGGCATACCGCCCAAGCCTGGCCATCGAAAATCCGCGCTGGTTCATCAGTGCTCGGAGAGTGTCCCCGGATGTGAGTTTCATCCAACTGCCTTTCGGCCATCGTTTGTATGACGCCACTTCATCCTCCATGGTCAACGGGTTGGTGTCAACTGTCGATGGATAAAACATACGACACTGGTAGACGCTTACGCAAGTAATCACAGCGTTGTAGTTCCGCAGCCAGCGGATATGATGGCGTCCAACACTGGATGAAACGGTCAACGGCAAAACGCCAATTCCGGCCGTTGTGGGGTAGACGGATGGGTGAGCGAATGACTAGCGACGTTCATACTCGGACGGCAGGCTCTGAGTCGTGAGCAAATTGTGGGAGTTCGTCCAGGCCCACCTGGACAGGACGGGAGCATCCGAGGCGGCGTTCGCACGCCAGATCGGTAGCATCCCGCAGACTGTCAACTCGTGGAAGAAGCGCGGGTTGAAGCAGCTCCCCGAAGTCGCCACTCTCCGTGCGATCTCAGAGATCACCGGCGCCAACTACGCGGACATCATTTCGGCCGTACTAACTGACATCGGGTACATCGAGGACGGCGAGCTGCCTACGGAGGCGATTACACCGAACGACCATCGGCAGATCGCTTTAGCAGCTCACCTACTTGTCGAGGCGGTTCCGAATATCGACGAACTTGATATCCCATTCGAGGACGTCTTTACGTTCGTTGGACTGGTCGAGCAGTCCGCGGGACTTCTTGGGCGCACTGGTCTCCATCAGGTAGATGACGCGACGGCGCAGGAGATTGTGGCCGAAGCCCGGAAAGCCGCGAGCAAGTATCGGCGGCTAGCACGGAGGGTGGCGGCTTCGCTCACAGGTGATGACGCGTCGGCAGATCGCCGACCGTCCGAGAGCCTGGAGGATTCCGATGCCCTACCAACTGATTCGCCCGCGTCGCCGGGAGCACCGGGCGAAGCGAGTGAAGAGCAGAAGACCACAGCCGGCGGCAAGGTCACAGCCTTGCCTTCCCGGAATCAAGTCCCCAAACCTGAGCGGCCCGAGGATGCGAAGGCCGCCCGCAAGCGGAACCCACGGTTCAAACCCCAAGACCCTGACGAATCTCATTGATGTTATTCGAGGTCAGGGCCGTTTCTGTCAGAGGTGCATGTTCCTATTTCGGACATGAACTGGCATCCCTGGCGGTCAGCCCGCGATGACTACCCGCACATCGCGATCGACTGCACACAGCGACTCTCACCCGGAACGATGGGGCTCAACGGCGAGCGCACCATCTGGATTCACCGCGGCCTCACCCAAGCGGAGAGACGGTGCACCCTCACCCACGAGCTGCTGCACCGGGAGATGCCTGACGCTGATGAGGACACGATTGAGCGTGAGACGGCTCGCCGGCTGATCACACTCCCGCAGTTGGTGGACGCCTTCCGTTGGCTTCGTCACCCGTCACTGCCTGAGCTCGCTGAGCATCTGTGGGTGGACGAGCAGACGGCGTGGACGCGGATGCAACACCTGGACCCGATCGAGGTCGCCGAGATCGAAGCGGCGACCGAGGGTGACTGGTCGTGGAGTGACGTCGCATGACGGACGAAGAGAAGGCGATGCTCGACCTGGCCGGGCGGAGATGGAACTACGCCGGCAACCTCGAGCAGAAGGTGCGAGACGAGTTCGGCATCAGCCTCACCCGGTTCTGGCAGATTGTGAACCGCCTCCTGGACACTCAGGAAGCTTTAAGCTACTCACCGCAGAAGATTCATACTGTTCAAACGTTCGACTGTTCACCACTCCTGCGGAGGGTGGTGGTGAAGAGGGCTGCTGCTGCCAGGGCGATGGCGCGTTTCATGGGT is a genomic window containing:
- a CDS encoding DUF7324 family protein, with protein sequence MIEHPRSVVRALVADFVDHSRADRCRCGSAQAPSLSQEPAQAGAGGAAPVTKPVEGVNR
- a CDS encoding helix-turn-helix transcriptional regulator codes for the protein MFYPSTVDTNPLTMEDEVASYKRWPKGSWMKLTSGDTLRALMNQRGFSMARLGRYAGCSKSFIGHLCAENKTTCTPQLAERIAEALDVPLHLLFVEHASASNGRNSNQRRVVA
- a CDS encoding DUF3263 domain-containing protein, translated to MLDLAGRRWNYAGNLEQKVRDEFGISLTRFWQIVNRLLDTQEALSYSPQKIHTVQTFDCSPLLRRVVVKRAAAARAMARFMGSLRTFTTCGE